One window of Streptomyces sp. SUK 48 genomic DNA carries:
- a CDS encoding aspartyl/asparaginyl beta-hydroxylase domain-containing protein encodes MSSGNLSAARLKGDFDVERLLAELAVLERTQWAAQRTYGESLEPSEDTVLDWRVLPLRSPDGRADRTDPGGLGLVEYSATPWLEKTPYIQSILESLPTELRAVRLMSLGAGAEVDEHRDQPYGLAAGWVRLHIPFVTNPEAVLTLDGQPHTWQPGTFWFGDFSRPHSVRNGGSERRVHLVIDAYVNAELLELFPAEFRDRVRWSEVLLNRPEIALTEDELAGFQSSFAIPDAFLYGEPEELADDARPDRPARLRLDGGRLVLEVDDEPRAALVHLGEGEFRALGWTAERTVKAEAAGDGLRLRFRMRQGSRMEETVRTAATAAA; translated from the coding sequence ATGAGCAGTGGCAACCTGAGCGCCGCCCGCCTGAAGGGCGACTTCGACGTCGAGCGGCTGCTGGCCGAACTCGCCGTCCTGGAACGCACCCAGTGGGCGGCGCAGCGTACCTACGGCGAGAGCCTCGAACCCAGTGAGGACACCGTCCTCGACTGGCGGGTGCTGCCGCTGCGCAGCCCGGACGGCCGCGCCGACCGCACCGACCCCGGCGGGCTCGGCCTCGTCGAGTACAGCGCCACCCCCTGGCTGGAGAAGACCCCCTACATCCAGTCCATCCTGGAAAGCCTGCCCACCGAACTGCGCGCCGTACGGCTGATGTCGCTCGGCGCCGGCGCCGAGGTCGACGAGCACCGCGACCAGCCGTACGGGCTCGCGGCCGGCTGGGTCCGGCTGCACATACCGTTCGTCACCAACCCCGAGGCCGTCCTCACCCTCGACGGACAGCCCCACACCTGGCAGCCCGGCACCTTCTGGTTCGGCGACTTCTCCCGCCCGCACTCGGTGCGCAACGGCGGCTCCGAACGCCGCGTCCACCTCGTCATCGACGCCTACGTCAACGCCGAACTGCTGGAGCTGTTCCCGGCCGAGTTCCGTGACCGCGTCCGCTGGTCCGAGGTGCTGCTCAACCGCCCCGAGATCGCGCTCACCGAGGACGAACTGGCCGGATTCCAGAGCAGCTTCGCCATCCCCGACGCCTTCCTCTACGGCGAGCCCGAGGAACTCGCCGACGACGCACGCCCCGACCGGCCCGCGCGGCTGCGGCTCGACGGCGGCCGGCTCGTCCTGGAGGTCGACGACGAGCCGCGGGCGGCGCTGGTGCACCTGGGCGAGGGCGAGTTCCGTGCCCTCGGCTGGACCGCGGAGCGCACCGTGAAGGCCGAGGCGGCCGGTGACGGACTGCGGCTGCGCTTCCGGATGCGCCAGGGCAGCCGGATGGAAGAGACCGTCCGTACCGCGGCGACGGCCGCGGCCTGA
- a CDS encoding alpha/beta fold hydrolase — translation MTGPLLQDTTVVRPVPRPDADRSLVCLGFCGGGTGSYRPWLPSLGEGTDLALVCYPGREGRFAEEFAPDWDALAEDATDAVAGAAAAAPERPYRLFGHSMGGWMAFDVTVRLAERGTRLPERLIVSSCNAPDRGVTERDRFPRLEDTEGSLVEWMRTIGLLPDYALDDPDLREMAIELMRADITVRDSYRPRPGVTTSVPVHVLYGADDAVIEPAVAEQWARCATGGLRVDALPGGHFYTPSVWEALPDHFADAEPEEGAR, via the coding sequence ATGACCGGTCCCCTGCTCCAGGACACCACCGTGGTCCGGCCCGTACCCCGGCCGGACGCCGACCGCTCCCTCGTCTGCCTCGGCTTCTGCGGCGGCGGCACCGGGTCCTACCGGCCATGGCTGCCGTCGCTCGGCGAGGGCACCGACCTGGCCCTCGTCTGCTACCCGGGCCGTGAGGGCCGCTTCGCCGAGGAGTTCGCCCCCGACTGGGACGCCCTCGCCGAGGACGCCACCGACGCCGTGGCCGGCGCCGCGGCCGCCGCACCGGAGCGCCCCTACCGTCTGTTCGGCCACAGCATGGGCGGCTGGATGGCCTTCGACGTCACCGTACGGCTCGCCGAGCGGGGCACCCGGCTGCCGGAGCGCCTGATCGTCTCCTCCTGCAACGCGCCCGACCGCGGCGTCACCGAACGCGACCGCTTCCCCCGCCTGGAGGACACCGAGGGAAGCCTCGTGGAGTGGATGCGGACCATCGGACTGCTGCCCGACTACGCGCTCGACGACCCCGACCTGCGGGAGATGGCGATCGAGCTGATGCGCGCCGACATCACGGTCCGCGACTCCTACCGGCCCCGGCCCGGCGTCACCACGTCCGTACCGGTGCATGTGCTGTACGGCGCGGACGACGCGGTCATCGAACCGGCCGTCGCCGAGCAGTGGGCGCGCTGCGCCACCGGCGGACTGCGCGTGGACGCGCTGCCCGGCGGCCACTTCTACACCCCGTCGGTGTGGGAGGCCCTGCCCGACCACTTCGCCGACGCCGAGCCGGAGGAGGGCGCGCGATGA
- a CDS encoding glutamate synthase-related protein, whose translation MSALHAPGFPEDEIRARARQGAARVFPPASAYGGELFGADGRTRDDELDRTRLVPPAFVPRRLEKLIELAREPLYRDVDTATDIGGFPAALPVYVSAFGSTQVASRDLGVAAARQAARLGIPIVVGENIGPVNGTGRLGEREGRTLLGRIAAYQDALEGAGGVAVQQSTEDADAEIWNLVYSDPSVQPLLEAGRLAFELKVGQGAKPGLGGMTVVDAADAERLQEQYAVEPVLGEGTSRVLRSGSPGTFTEEILAHQVRLMRNNFPRARIWVKLPPARDVREAAATAWAAGADSVTVDGAEGGSGWAPLAFLDDVGLPLAECLRRVRPGPGECLLVSGRIWEGARAAKALAAGARAVGLGRAALLAVDEDPEAGLDRLVAALALELRLIVSALGKYRPRDLDTDDLWHPDTPYPAPRPVTTTARTP comes from the coding sequence ATGAGCGCACTGCATGCCCCCGGCTTCCCGGAGGACGAGATACGGGCCAGGGCCCGGCAGGGCGCGGCCCGCGTCTTCCCGCCCGCGTCCGCGTACGGCGGCGAACTGTTCGGCGCCGACGGGCGCACCCGGGACGACGAACTCGACCGGACCCGGCTGGTGCCGCCCGCCTTCGTGCCGCGACGGCTGGAGAAGCTGATCGAGCTGGCCCGCGAACCCCTGTACCGGGATGTGGACACGGCCACCGACATCGGCGGATTCCCGGCGGCGCTCCCGGTGTACGTCTCCGCGTTCGGCTCCACCCAGGTCGCCAGCCGCGACCTGGGAGTGGCCGCCGCCCGGCAGGCGGCCCGGCTCGGCATCCCCATCGTCGTCGGGGAGAACATCGGCCCCGTCAACGGCACCGGACGGCTCGGCGAACGCGAGGGCCGCACCCTGCTGGGCCGCATCGCCGCCTACCAGGACGCCCTGGAGGGCGCCGGCGGCGTGGCCGTACAGCAGTCCACCGAGGACGCCGACGCCGAGATCTGGAACCTCGTCTACAGCGACCCCTCCGTGCAGCCGCTGCTGGAGGCCGGGCGGCTCGCCTTCGAACTCAAGGTGGGCCAGGGCGCGAAACCGGGGCTCGGCGGCATGACCGTCGTCGACGCCGCGGACGCCGAGCGGCTCCAGGAGCAGTACGCCGTCGAGCCCGTCCTCGGCGAGGGCACCTCCCGTGTGCTGCGCAGCGGCAGCCCCGGCACCTTCACCGAGGAGATCCTCGCCCACCAGGTCCGCCTGATGCGCAACAACTTCCCCCGGGCCAGGATCTGGGTGAAACTGCCCCCCGCCCGCGACGTGCGGGAGGCGGCCGCCACCGCCTGGGCGGCCGGCGCCGACTCGGTCACCGTCGACGGTGCCGAGGGCGGTTCCGGCTGGGCCCCGCTCGCCTTCCTCGACGACGTGGGCCTGCCGCTCGCGGAGTGCCTGCGCCGGGTACGGCCGGGGCCCGGGGAGTGCCTGCTCGTCAGCGGCCGGATCTGGGAAGGCGCCCGCGCCGCCAAGGCACTGGCCGCCGGGGCGCGCGCGGTGGGCCTCGGCCGCGCCGCGCTGCTCGCCGTCGACGAGGACCCGGAGGCGGGACTTGACCGGCTGGTGGCGGCCCTCGCCCTCGAACTACGCCTGATCGTCAGCGCGTTGGGCAAGTACCGGCCCCGCGACCTGGACACCGACGACCTGTGGCACCCGGACACCCCCTACCCCGCGCCCCGGCCCGTCACCACGACCGCCCGCACGCCCTGA
- a CDS encoding MbtH family protein, translating into MSNPFENENGQYLVLANDEEQHSLWPAQIDVPAGWRTVHGVDSRAACLEYIETHWTDIRPASLRRAMDRTAG; encoded by the coding sequence ATGTCGAACCCCTTCGAGAACGAGAACGGGCAGTACCTGGTCCTCGCCAACGACGAGGAGCAGCACTCGCTGTGGCCCGCTCAGATCGACGTACCGGCCGGCTGGCGCACCGTACACGGCGTCGACAGCCGCGCCGCGTGCCTGGAGTACATCGAGACCCACTGGACCGACATCCGCCCGGCGAGCCTGCGCCGGGCCATGGACCGGACGGCCGGCTGA
- a CDS encoding methylaspartate mutase: MDAPISGGFGAFVRGARELVVQPRMGFGSPERMRRGLLATRDADATAVGTLTLDSYTRVGDLTAARQAVAEGTDLNGYPILTHGPAATRRMLDGIDGPAFPVQVRHGSAAPQNIVRGLLAAGLHATEGGPVSYCLPYSRTPLADAVDNWARSCELLAEARRPGVEPHLESFGGCMMGQLCPPGLLVALSVLEGMFFVRHGLRSISLSYAQQTDPQQDEEAVRALRALAADLLPGVDWHIVVYTYMGVYPRTPSGARALQDRAVRLAVRAGAQRLIVKTTVEARRIPTIAENIAALETSAHTARTVRPGGPGAPDGGDRDTQVYAEARALVEAVLCAGPDIGRALLTAFDRGWLDVPYCLHPDNAGRSAGFIDERGRLGWSSIGAMPIGHVAGARPAAALTSSGLLDALHYVETRLDLGELAGAGPDREPVRARS; the protein is encoded by the coding sequence ATGGACGCCCCGATCAGCGGCGGGTTCGGCGCGTTCGTCCGCGGCGCGCGTGAACTCGTCGTCCAGCCCCGTATGGGCTTCGGCTCACCGGAGCGGATGCGCCGGGGCCTGCTCGCCACCCGCGACGCGGACGCCACCGCGGTCGGCACGCTCACCCTCGACAGCTACACCCGGGTCGGCGACCTCACCGCCGCCCGGCAAGCCGTCGCCGAGGGCACCGACCTCAACGGTTACCCGATCCTCACCCACGGCCCGGCCGCCACCCGCCGGATGCTCGACGGGATCGACGGACCCGCCTTCCCCGTCCAGGTGCGGCACGGCTCCGCCGCCCCGCAGAACATCGTCCGCGGCCTGCTCGCGGCCGGACTGCACGCCACCGAGGGCGGCCCCGTCTCCTACTGCCTGCCGTACAGCCGCACACCGCTCGCCGACGCCGTGGACAACTGGGCCCGCTCCTGCGAACTGCTCGCCGAGGCCCGCCGGCCGGGCGTCGAGCCGCACCTGGAGTCCTTCGGCGGCTGCATGATGGGCCAGTTGTGCCCGCCCGGACTGCTGGTCGCGCTGTCCGTGCTGGAAGGGATGTTCTTCGTCCGCCACGGGCTGCGCAGCATCTCCCTGAGCTACGCGCAGCAGACCGACCCGCAGCAGGACGAGGAGGCGGTCCGCGCGCTGCGCGCCCTCGCCGCGGACCTGCTGCCCGGCGTCGACTGGCACATCGTCGTCTACACCTACATGGGCGTCTACCCGCGCACCCCGTCCGGCGCCCGCGCCCTACAGGACCGGGCGGTGCGGCTCGCGGTACGGGCCGGGGCGCAGCGGCTCATCGTGAAGACCACGGTGGAGGCGCGCCGCATCCCCACCATCGCCGAGAACATCGCCGCGCTGGAGACCTCGGCGCACACGGCCCGCACCGTCCGCCCCGGCGGCCCGGGCGCGCCGGACGGCGGCGACCGGGACACCCAGGTGTACGCCGAGGCCCGCGCCCTCGTCGAGGCGGTGCTCTGCGCCGGCCCCGACATCGGCCGCGCCCTGCTCACGGCGTTCGACCGGGGCTGGCTCGACGTGCCGTACTGCCTGCACCCCGACAACGCCGGCCGCAGCGCCGGCTTCATCGACGAGCGGGGCCGGCTGGGCTGGAGCTCCATCGGCGCCATGCCGATCGGGCACGTCGCCGGCGCCCGCCCGGCCGCCGCCCTCACCAGCAGCGGTCTCCTGGACGCGCTGCACTACGTCGAGACGCGCCTGGACCTCGGCGAACTGGCCGGGGCCGGCCCGGACCGCGAGCCCGTGCGGGCCCGCTCGTGA
- a CDS encoding MFS transporter, which translates to MRTSRASRVSLYGLLSAYTVSLLGTRLTMIALPWLVLVTSGSASQTGLVVFAEALPLVLGKALAGPLIDRFGARRFSIAADVASAAVIAMIPVCHWLNALPYGLLLALSTLLGLARGPGDVAKRTLTPETAEAAGMPLERVSGMVGTLERLAGTAGPAVGGAVVAFFDPVWALAANAVTFLVSALIIVTTAPRGTPAPAAEATAAAPDEERYLDRLRAGMRFLRQDRLLRSIAVMLSVTNLIDAAYGSLLIPVWAKETGGGPAAIGALGSVFGIAAVGGSALATALAHRLRRRPTYVIAFLLAGPPRFLVMAFGLPLWTVLAVAVVDGLAIGFVNPILNAVMMERIPRPLLGRVSALTDSVGSAGVPLGPILAGFVVTLAGLGPVLLGCAALYLGSTVLPALRPHWRELDHRPAPAVTPEPDDRKAPAP; encoded by the coding sequence ATGCGGACATCCCGAGCCTCCCGCGTCTCGCTGTACGGACTGCTGAGTGCCTACACCGTCTCGTTGCTCGGCACCCGGCTGACCATGATCGCGCTGCCCTGGCTGGTGCTCGTCACCTCCGGCAGCGCGTCGCAGACGGGGCTCGTCGTCTTCGCCGAGGCACTGCCGCTCGTGCTCGGCAAGGCGCTGGCGGGGCCCTTGATCGACAGGTTCGGAGCCCGCAGGTTCAGCATCGCCGCCGATGTGGCCAGCGCCGCGGTGATCGCCATGATCCCGGTCTGCCACTGGCTGAACGCCCTGCCGTACGGACTGCTGCTGGCGCTGTCCACCCTGCTCGGGCTGGCCCGCGGGCCCGGCGACGTGGCGAAGCGGACCCTCACCCCGGAGACCGCCGAGGCGGCCGGTATGCCGCTGGAGCGGGTGAGCGGCATGGTGGGCACCCTGGAACGCCTGGCCGGCACCGCGGGACCCGCCGTCGGCGGCGCCGTGGTCGCCTTCTTCGACCCGGTGTGGGCGCTGGCGGCCAACGCCGTGACCTTCCTGGTCTCGGCGCTGATCATCGTCACCACCGCGCCCCGCGGCACCCCGGCACCGGCGGCGGAAGCCACCGCCGCGGCGCCCGACGAGGAGCGCTATCTGGACCGGTTGCGGGCCGGGATGCGGTTCCTGCGCCAGGACCGGCTGCTGCGGTCCATCGCCGTCATGCTGAGCGTCACCAACCTCATCGACGCGGCGTACGGCTCCCTGCTCATCCCGGTCTGGGCGAAGGAGACCGGCGGCGGCCCGGCCGCGATCGGCGCCCTCGGCTCGGTGTTCGGCATCGCCGCGGTCGGCGGCTCCGCGCTCGCCACCGCGCTCGCGCACCGGCTGCGGCGCCGGCCGACGTACGTCATCGCCTTCCTCCTCGCCGGGCCGCCCCGCTTCCTGGTGATGGCCTTCGGCCTGCCGCTGTGGACGGTCCTCGCGGTCGCCGTCGTGGACGGACTGGCCATCGGCTTCGTCAACCCGATCCTGAACGCCGTGATGATGGAGCGCATCCCGCGCCCCCTGCTGGGCCGGGTCTCCGCGCTCACCGACTCCGTCGGCTCCGCCGGCGTCCCGCTCGGGCCCATCCTCGCCGGCTTCGTCGTGACCCTGGCGGGCCTCGGCCCCGTCCTGCTCGGCTGCGCCGCCCTCTACCTGGGCAGCACCGTGCTGCCCGCCCTGCGCCCGCACTGGCGCGAACTCGACCACCGGCCGGCGCCCGCGGTCACCCCCGAGCCCGACGACCGCAAGGCCCCCGCACCCTGA
- a CDS encoding 4'-phosphopantetheinyl transferase superfamily protein, whose product MPYGTGALRDPPRVRAFDPAAVTGRRLTPPAPGGPAQLWLLHAGRHRAAVARAAPEVLDAGERARAAALRVPADRECYLATHLGLRLLLGAYLGVRPARVPLTRRACPLCGGPHGRPGVAGDPLHYSLSHSGGLGLLAFAAVPVGADVEAVPAPDAVAEAADVLHPRERDELALLPPSARPPAFARAWVRKEAYLKGVGVGLARAPSSLYAGTGAEPAGTDGAWLLTDVPVGRGAAGAVAERVDPEPHGTRDGTVRTAR is encoded by the coding sequence GTGCCGTACGGCACCGGCGCGCTGCGCGACCCCCCTCGGGTCCGTGCGTTCGACCCGGCGGCGGTCACCGGCCGGCGGCTCACCCCGCCGGCGCCGGGCGGGCCCGCGCAGCTCTGGCTGCTGCACGCCGGACGGCACCGCGCGGCGGTCGCGCGGGCGGCGCCCGAGGTGCTCGACGCGGGGGAACGCGCCCGCGCCGCGGCCCTGCGCGTACCGGCCGACCGGGAGTGCTACCTCGCCACCCATCTGGGGCTTCGCCTGCTGCTCGGCGCCTACCTGGGCGTGCGGCCCGCGCGGGTGCCGCTGACCCGGCGGGCGTGCCCGCTGTGCGGCGGACCGCACGGGCGGCCCGGAGTGGCGGGGGACCCGCTGCACTACTCCCTCAGCCACAGCGGCGGCCTCGGTCTGCTCGCCTTCGCCGCCGTCCCGGTCGGCGCGGACGTGGAGGCCGTACCCGCGCCGGACGCGGTGGCCGAGGCCGCCGACGTCCTGCACCCGCGCGAACGCGACGAACTCGCCCTGCTTCCCCCGTCCGCACGCCCGCCCGCCTTCGCCCGGGCCTGGGTCAGAAAGGAGGCGTACCTCAAGGGAGTCGGGGTGGGCCTCGCCCGGGCCCCGTCGTCCCTGTACGCCGGCACCGGCGCCGAACCCGCCGGCACCGACGGGGCCTGGCTCCTCACCGACGTCCCCGTCGGCCGGGGCGCGGCGGGCGCGGTGGCCGAACGGGTGGACCCGGAGCCGCACGGCACGCGGGACGGCACGGTACGCACGGCACGGTGA
- a CDS encoding TauD/TfdA family dioxygenase: protein MTPHWTEEPGAPVTAVVEGLPDAAAAADWIGTRRDELRRVLARHGALYLRGLPVRTAADFALVRDALFAERAKYQEKATPRSDFGDDVFSSTDLPPAQAIRMHNENSYTLTFPRLLLFGCLTAPAEGGATPVADVRRVLDHLPADLVDRFRRHGWSLVRNYAEHISLDWRTAFAGNSRADVERYCAAHAIDFTWGDDDTLRTRQVRSATIRHPHTGEEVWFNHVAFWSEWALDPDIRDVLVGEFGRDGLPFSTALGDGTPLTPEEVAVLDAAYERATVRRTWQAGDLLLVDNILTAHGRDAFRGDRKIVVAMGEPVALADCTPSVPALAERA, encoded by the coding sequence ATGACACCCCACTGGACAGAGGAACCCGGCGCCCCGGTCACCGCCGTCGTCGAGGGCCTGCCGGACGCGGCCGCCGCCGCGGACTGGATCGGCACCCGCCGGGACGAGCTGCGCCGCGTCCTCGCCCGGCACGGCGCGCTGTATCTGCGCGGGCTCCCGGTGCGTACCGCCGCCGACTTCGCGCTGGTGCGGGACGCCCTGTTCGCCGAGCGCGCCAAGTACCAGGAGAAGGCCACTCCGCGCAGCGACTTCGGCGACGACGTGTTCTCCTCCACCGACCTGCCGCCCGCGCAGGCCATCCGGATGCACAACGAGAACAGCTACACGCTGACCTTCCCCCGCCTGCTGCTGTTCGGCTGCCTGACCGCTCCCGCGGAGGGCGGCGCGACACCGGTCGCCGACGTCCGCCGGGTCCTCGACCACCTGCCCGCCGACCTCGTCGACCGCTTCCGCCGGCACGGCTGGTCCCTGGTGCGCAACTACGCCGAGCACATCTCGCTGGACTGGCGTACCGCGTTCGCCGGCAACTCCCGTGCCGACGTGGAGCGTTACTGCGCCGCCCACGCCATCGACTTCACCTGGGGCGACGACGACACCCTGCGCACCCGGCAGGTACGGTCGGCGACCATCCGCCATCCGCACACCGGCGAGGAAGTCTGGTTCAACCACGTCGCGTTCTGGAGTGAGTGGGCGCTCGACCCCGACATCCGGGACGTACTGGTCGGTGAATTCGGCCGGGACGGACTGCCGTTCAGCACGGCCCTCGGCGACGGCACGCCGCTGACCCCCGAGGAGGTGGCTGTGCTGGACGCGGCCTACGAACGCGCCACCGTGCGGCGCACCTGGCAGGCGGGTGACCTGCTCCTCGTGGACAACATCCTCACCGCGCACGGCCGTGACGCCTTCCGCGGCGACCGGAAGATCGTCGTCGCGATGGGCGAACCGGTCGCCCTCGCCGACTGCACCCCCTCCGTGCCCGCCCTGGCCGAGCGCGCCTAG
- a CDS encoding MFS transporter: MTAEGRPLVTGSASTARRGLFAHRNFRLLLVGETVSKFGTSITSVLLPLTAVVTLDASPALVGLLTAAPWLPWLVVGLPAGAWVDRWPRRRVMHVCNLASAALFASVPAAWWLRVLTFGQLLLVAFLTGIASVFFSTAYSSCLPALVERSELLEGNTKLQGGEHLAQIAGPGAGGLLAQLLGTVPGLLLDSVSFLVSSWCLRRIRADEPRRSGARVRLREEMSTGLRFIGRDPLLRAVIAFGAAANLALAGYEATYIVFLVRSVGLGAGAVGLLGSCGAVGGVLGVLCARRIAGRWGTARGLVAAQLVSSVFGLLIPLTAPGPRLALFVIGSTVTMAGLVACNVITVSFRQSYCPEDLLGRVTSTALLINFSTVPLGAVAAGALNSAVGPRPTMWIVAGALVAAVLPLLAAPLRGLRDLPGVKSL; encoded by the coding sequence ATGACCGCTGAGGGAAGACCGCTCGTCACCGGCTCCGCGAGCACCGCCCGGCGCGGCCTGTTCGCTCATCGGAACTTCCGGTTGCTGCTCGTCGGCGAGACCGTCAGCAAGTTCGGTACGAGCATCACCTCGGTGCTGCTCCCGCTCACGGCGGTGGTGACGCTGGACGCCTCCCCCGCCCTGGTCGGGCTGCTGACGGCCGCGCCCTGGCTGCCGTGGCTGGTCGTCGGACTGCCGGCCGGCGCCTGGGTGGACCGGTGGCCCCGGCGCCGGGTCATGCATGTGTGCAACCTGGCGTCGGCGGCGCTGTTCGCGAGCGTGCCCGCCGCCTGGTGGCTGCGGGTGCTGACCTTCGGGCAGCTGCTCCTGGTGGCCTTCCTCACGGGTATCGCCTCGGTGTTCTTCTCGACCGCGTACTCCAGCTGTCTGCCGGCCCTCGTGGAGCGGTCCGAACTGCTGGAGGGGAACACCAAGTTGCAGGGCGGCGAGCATCTCGCCCAGATCGCCGGGCCGGGTGCCGGCGGGCTGCTCGCCCAACTGCTCGGCACGGTCCCGGGCCTGCTGCTGGACTCCGTCTCCTTCCTCGTCTCGTCGTGGTGTCTGCGCCGCATACGGGCCGACGAGCCGCGGCGCTCCGGCGCGCGGGTCCGGCTGCGCGAGGAGATGTCCACCGGGCTGCGCTTCATCGGCCGGGACCCGCTGCTGCGGGCCGTCATCGCGTTCGGCGCGGCGGCCAATCTCGCGCTGGCCGGGTACGAGGCGACGTACATCGTCTTTCTGGTCCGCTCGGTGGGGCTCGGCGCGGGCGCGGTCGGGCTGCTCGGTTCCTGCGGCGCGGTCGGCGGGGTGCTGGGGGTGCTGTGCGCCCGCCGGATCGCGGGCCGGTGGGGCACCGCCCGTGGCCTCGTCGCCGCCCAACTCGTCTCCTCGGTCTTCGGGTTGCTGATTCCCCTCACGGCGCCGGGGCCGCGGCTCGCGCTGTTCGTGATCGGCTCGACCGTGACGATGGCCGGGCTCGTGGCCTGCAACGTGATCACGGTGAGCTTCCGCCAGTCGTACTGCCCGGAGGACCTCCTCGGCCGGGTCACCTCGACGGCGCTGCTGATCAACTTCAGCACCGTTCCGCTGGGCGCCGTCGCGGCCGGGGCGCTGAACTCCGCCGTGGGGCCGCGTCCGACGATGTGGATCGTCGCCGGGGCGCTGGTGGCGGCGGTCCTTCCGCTGCTGGCGGCTCCCCTGCGCGGTCTGCGCGACCTTCCCGGCGTCAAGTCCCTTTGA
- a CDS encoding non-ribosomal peptide synthetase gives MPATPPDAPSPAGGTATAAAPRPAAPGAAGTRPGPSSAPARDLLHGFRDAVARHPSRDAVVGADGTTVGFGALDGRARRLAAALVAAGVRPGQHVGVALGREPALVAALLAVWRAGAAYVPLDPAHPQARLDDMVEDAGIQVVVTSDPARNWRDGVRIVAPDEEATFPVPDAEVPDDAPAYVIYTSGSTGRPKGVAVTRAAAARLVAALEERGHYPDRPARVAWNASVSFDASVQQWARVCRGDTLLLIAEDQRADPAALAAHLLREGATDLDVTPSHWSVLRDRIVEAAEQLPDGLWLFVGGEAIPQPMWQDLAGLGDRGTVHALNLYGPTECTVDSTTCRVEGAEPHIGPPLPGVGAHVLDERLRPATEGELYLTGPTVALGYLRRTALTAERFTASPFGPPGSRMYRTGDRVRRRADRGLAYLGRVDHQVKVNGLRIELGEIEAVLTDHPAVAAAVAVVREDPRLGRALAAYWVPAPGADPDPEPLRRHLGSRLPAHMAQLSLTALDGLPLGVGGKVDRTALPEPAERQEPGGSGAAPEGDLETLIAGAWQSVLGRERVLATDDFFALGGHSLLALRVIADLKKQRGVVIPTRMIYQHPQLRDLARAIADRSDH, from the coding sequence ATGCCCGCAACACCGCCCGACGCCCCGTCACCGGCCGGCGGCACGGCCACGGCTGCCGCCCCGCGGCCGGCCGCACCCGGCGCCGCCGGTACCCGCCCGGGGCCCTCGTCCGCCCCCGCCCGTGACCTTCTGCACGGCTTCCGGGACGCCGTCGCGCGGCACCCCTCGCGGGACGCCGTCGTGGGGGCCGACGGCACCACGGTCGGCTTCGGCGCTCTCGACGGCCGGGCACGACGGCTGGCGGCCGCCCTCGTCGCAGCCGGCGTCCGGCCCGGACAGCACGTCGGTGTCGCCCTGGGACGGGAGCCCGCCCTGGTCGCGGCCCTGCTCGCGGTCTGGCGGGCCGGCGCGGCGTACGTCCCCCTCGACCCGGCCCACCCGCAGGCCCGCCTCGACGACATGGTCGAGGACGCCGGCATCCAGGTCGTCGTGACCTCCGACCCGGCCCGGAACTGGCGGGACGGCGTGCGGATCGTCGCCCCCGACGAGGAGGCCACCTTCCCCGTCCCGGACGCCGAGGTGCCCGACGACGCCCCCGCCTACGTCATCTACACCTCGGGCTCGACCGGCCGGCCCAAGGGCGTCGCGGTGACACGCGCCGCCGCCGCCCGGCTGGTGGCCGCCCTGGAGGAGCGCGGCCACTACCCCGACCGGCCCGCCCGCGTGGCCTGGAACGCGAGCGTCTCCTTCGACGCCTCCGTGCAGCAGTGGGCCCGGGTCTGCCGCGGCGACACGCTGCTGCTGATCGCCGAGGACCAGCGTGCCGACCCGGCCGCGCTCGCCGCGCACCTGCTCCGCGAGGGCGCGACCGACCTCGACGTGACCCCCTCGCACTGGTCCGTCCTGCGGGACCGTATCGTCGAGGCCGCCGAACAACTCCCGGACGGGCTATGGCTGTTCGTCGGCGGCGAGGCGATCCCCCAGCCCATGTGGCAGGACCTGGCCGGCCTCGGCGACCGGGGGACCGTACACGCCCTCAACCTGTACGGGCCCACCGAGTGCACCGTCGACTCCACCACCTGCCGCGTCGAGGGCGCCGAACCGCACATCGGCCCGCCGCTGCCCGGCGTCGGCGCCCACGTCCTCGACGAGCGGCTGCGCCCCGCCACGGAGGGCGAGCTGTACCTGACCGGCCCCACGGTCGCGCTCGGCTATCTGCGCCGCACCGCCCTGACGGCCGAGCGGTTCACCGCCTCGCCCTTCGGCCCGCCCGGCAGCCGCATGTACCGCACCGGCGACCGGGTCCGGCGCCGTGCGGACCGCGGCCTCGCCTACCTCGGCCGGGTCGACCACCAGGTCAAGGTGAACGGCCTGCGCATCGAACTCGGCGAGATCGAGGCCGTTCTGACGGACCATCCGGCCGTCGCCGCCGCGGTCGCCGTCGTACGGGAAGACCCCCGGCTGGGCCGCGCCCTGGCCGCCTACTGGGTCCCCGCGCCCGGCGCGGACCCCGACCCGGAGCCGCTGCGCCGCCATCTCGGCTCCCGACTGCCCGCCCACATGGCCCAGTTGTCGCTGACCGCCCTCGACGGCCTCCCGCTGGGTGTCGGCGGCAAGGTGGACCGCACGGCCCTGCCCGAACCGGCCGAGCGGCAGGAGCCGGGCGGCTCCGGCGCCGCGCCCGAGGGTGACCTGGAGACCCTGATCGCCGGTGCCTGGCAGAGTGTCCTCGGCCGTGAACGGGTGCTGGCCACCGACGACTTCTTCGCCCTCGGCGGGCACTCGCTGCTCGCGCTGCGCGTGATCGCCGACCTCAAGAAGCAACGCGGTGTGGTCATCCCCACTCGTATGATCTACCAGCATCCGCAGTTGCGCGATCTCGCCCGCGCGATAGCGGATCGCAGCGATCACTGA